TTTATTGTCCATAGCCAAGCTACAGAAGAAAAAGGGCAAGATATCGGCATATTGTATGGGCTTATTGCAGCATGTTTCTATACGTTGGTAACATTTGTAAATAAGTATATTCATGGACTTAAAGAGCCGGCAAACACAATTCTGCAGCTTTCTTTAGCAGCGTTATTTCTAGCACTTTATCTTTATGGAACAACTGGATTTCAAATCATGTATATCGATATAAAATCCATTAGTTTACTAATAGCATTGGGCATTGTCCATGCCGGTATAGGCTTCTATCTTTTCTTTTTGGGAATGAGTCATTTAAAGGGGCAAAGCATAGCCATTTTAAGCTATATTGACCCTCTAACGTCATTGGTAATCTCAACGATGATTATAGGAGAAAAAATGACTATGCTGCAAATAATAGGAGCTATTCTATTGCTTGGCGCGACATTTATTAGTGAAATAGATCAGAAAGAAGTCTAATTTTGCTTTAAAGGTGTCATATTGACAGTAAGATATCTTTACAGTAAATTAAAAGAAATTGCATAATAGCATTGGGTGCCCATTGAGGGAGAATAGGGAATAAAGTGAAAGTCTTTAGCGGTCCCACCACTGTAAAAAGGAGTTTCATAGAGAATGCCACTAGCATGGTGCTGGGAAGGTTCTATGAAATGTTGAAATTGAGCCAGGAGACCTGCCTAATTGCTTCGATTATATAGACGATGGAAAAGTCTGTAGTTTATTTGTCATGAATAAACTGCAGGCTTTTTATATTGTCTCGAAAGATTGAAAGGGGAATAGTTTCATGCAATTATTACAGCACACGATTAAAAAAATTCAAAATGCGGATAGCCGTATGATGGAGAAAGCTAGGGAATATATAGACTCTCTGAGCAAGCCACCTGGAAGCTTGGGGAAATTGGAGAATCTTGCTGTACAGCTTGCTGGTATTACAGGAGAATTATTTCCTAAAATTGAGAGTAAAGCAATTATTGTCTGTGCAGCAGATCACGGTGTTTGTGAGGAAGATGTAACTTCAAATCCACAAAAGGTCACATTTTTACAAACATTGAATTTTCCAAAAGGGCTTAC
This genomic stretch from Lysinibacillus pakistanensis harbors:
- a CDS encoding DMT family transporter; the protein is MSGKFAFVLSMIIFGAVGIFAKYIHLPSSEIAFWMSVIGSSFLLIIFIVKKEKITKASILPNIWPLLLSSVALCGNWIFLFQAYKETTIANAALSYYFAPVLVICLSPIILKEKLYLRKIFYVCVALVGLFFIVHSQATEEKGQDIGILYGLIAACFYTLVTFVNKYIHGLKEPANTILQLSLAALFLALYLYGTTGFQIMYIDIKSISLLIALGIVHAGIGFYLFFLGMSHLKGQSIAILSYIDPLTSLVISTMIIGEKMTMLQIIGAILLLGATFISEIDQKEV